The genomic DNA TGCATCATTATGGCAAGCTGTCTGGCAGGAGCATAGAAACCACTCGTTCGGGCACACGTTCATTGACCAAACAAACCGATAAAAAACAACCGGAAGATTTTGCCTTATGGAAAAAGGCAACCCCTATGCATATCATGCGTTGGCCTTCTCCCTGGGGAGAAGGTTTTCCTGGTTGGCATATTGAGTGCTCTGCAATGGCTACAAAATATCTAGGCAATCAGTTTGACATACACGGGGGGGGAATGGATTTGCTTTTTCCCCACCATGAATGTGAAATTGCACAGGCACAAGCTGCAGTACAAACAAATTTAGCTACTTATTGGATGCATAATAATTTGGTTACGATTGATGGGGTAAAAATGGGTAAATCATTGGGTAATTTTATTACACTAGACGCACTGTTTTCAGGAGACCATCCTGCCCTAGATCAGCCCTATAGTCCTATGACATTGCGGTTTTTTATGCTACAGGCCCATTATAGAAGCACCCTTTCTATTACCATAGAGGGGTTAAAAGCAGCCCATCAGGGCTATCGTAAGCTAATGAATGGTCTCCATCTCTTGGCTAAGCTTCATCAAGAAACGGTAGCCACAACAAGCGGAAGGTTAGATGAAGCCATTTATGCAGATTGCACAGCTTGTTACAGTGCTATAAATGACGATTTCAATACGGCAAAAGTTTTAGCCCATTTATTTAATTTGCTCAAAAAAATAAATGGATGGCACAATGGCACACTGGAGCATGACTCCATTTCAAAAGCTGCATTGGATCAATTGCGCACTACTTATACTACCTTTACGGTAGCGCTATTAGGTCTAAAAGAGGAGCATCAACTCACTACTGATCAAATGGTAGCAACATTTCTAAAAATTTACCAAGAGGCCAAAGCAGAGAAGCGGTACGATCAAATTGATTACATACGTACTGCACTCCATAAAATGGGTATTGCGATCAAAGACCATTCCAGTGGTGTGCGATGGGAATACCAGTGTAAGCATTCAACACTATGTCCATAGTAGTAAAATGCCCCTGTAAAAAGTTGGGAAATAGGCCTCACTCCTTACAGATGATTAGGAAAAACAGATTCCTTTAAAGCCCGCTTAGCGGGCGATTTCTGTTTTTCTATCTGTAAGGAGTGAGGTCCTCAACTTTTTACCGAGGGCTTGATTTTTTGTCCACTTTTTTATCAAGAAAAAAGTGGAATACAATTCATTATTAACCAGTGACGTGAACAGACACATACCAGTAGTTATGTAAATGGATACTGATCTATATTCTCTACAAAAGATGTCAATTCCTTGGCTAAATGTTTTAAAAACCCTCCTCCCAAGGCTCCATCTATAATTCGGTGGTCGTAGGTATGGGATAGAAACAGCTCATCGCGAATAGCAATGGTTTCTTTTCCCTGAACATAGACCACAGCAGGCCGTTTTTCAATAAGCCCCAATGCAAGAATAGCTACTTGTGGTTGTACAATAATAGGTGTGCCCATTAGGTTATCAAAACAACCAATATTAGAAATGGTATAGCTGGCGCCGGTTAGTGCATCAGGCATAATGGTGCCGCTGCGTGCTTTATGGATCAACACATCAATCTGCCTGGCCAATGATACCAAACCAAGCTGTTCTACTCTATGGACCACAGGAACCAATACATTACCATCTGGTAATGCCACTGCAAAACCTATATTAACATGCTTGCGCTTAATAATTCGATCTGCTGCTACTACTGCATTGAGCAGTGGAAATTGTTGTAAGGCACGTGCAATCACTGTCATAAAAATAGGATTATAGGTCAACTTAATCCCATACTTTTCCTCAAAAGAAGCCTTATATTGATTCCTCCAAGCAACAATGGAGGTTACATCCGCACGTATAAAAGAGGTAACATGCGGTGCAATTTGCTTAGATGCAACCATACGATCGGCAATGAGTTTGCGCACACGGTCCATTTGGACTACCTCATCCCCCTCTAAAGGGGTAACGGCTTCATGAAACAAATGGCGATCGGAAGGGGGAGTATGGTTGGGCATTCGCTTGCTTAAATAAGCCAAAAGGGCTGCTTTGGTCACCCAATGATCGGTAGCACAACCAGCCAATCTGGATAGCTCATCTGCTGAAATACCATGCTGCTTCGCAATATGCCTGGCTACGGGGGTGAGTTTTGCTTTGCTAAAAGCTTGCAAAGCAAAGGATCTATCTCCCACATTAGGTGGTGGGAGGGTGGCTGCTACAGCGGCTACAGTGGATTGTACCCCTATAGAAGATTGTTCATGGGCCACAGTAGGTAGCACAATATTTTCGACTTCTAATAAAGCAATAGGCGCTCCAATGGCCACTACCGCTCCTTTGCTTACTAATAATTTTTTAACCTTACCAGTATAAGCAGCGGGAATTTCTGCATCAACCTTATCTGTGGCAACCTCCAATAGAGGCGCACCTTCCACAATAGTTGCTCCCTCGCTTACACACCAATGCAATACTATTGCTTCCATCACACTTTCACCCATCTTAGGTAAGTAGAGTGTTATTAAGGACATATTCACCACGCTTTAAAAAACTACCCTCTACCACTAGCCTGCTGGCCTATGACCGGCAGTGGATCTTTATGACTCATTTTTTTGGGCCATTATTAAAGAAGATATACAGTCATATAACTGCGTATATTCTCGTTCAAACTGATTTTTTTCCTGGCCATCAGGAAGATTTGCTATATCCTGTTTGAGCTCATTTAATATTGCCTGAAGTTCCTTTAATAGGCTGCTTGCAATCGGATACCTTATAATAGATGGGTATTCTTTTAACTT from Cardinium endosymbiont of Philonthus spinipes includes the following:
- a CDS encoding dihydrolipoamide acetyltransferase family protein — protein: MSLITLYLPKMGESVMEAIVLHWCVSEGATIVEGAPLLEVATDKVDAEIPAAYTGKVKKLLVSKGAVVAIGAPIALLEVENIVLPTVAHEQSSIGVQSTVAAVAATLPPPNVGDRSFALQAFSKAKLTPVARHIAKQHGISADELSRLAGCATDHWVTKAALLAYLSKRMPNHTPPSDRHLFHEAVTPLEGDEVVQMDRVRKLIADRMVASKQIAPHVTSFIRADVTSIVAWRNQYKASFEEKYGIKLTYNPIFMTVIARALQQFPLLNAVVAADRIIKRKHVNIGFAVALPDGNVLVPVVHRVEQLGLVSLARQIDVLIHKARSGTIMPDALTGASYTISNIGCFDNLMGTPIIVQPQVAILALGLIEKRPAVVYVQGKETIAIRDELFLSHTYDHRIIDGALGGGFLKHLAKELTSFVENIDQYPFT
- the cysS gene encoding cysteine--tRNA ligase, with the protein product MHQILRIYNSLTRQKEVFEPLRPPFVGIYLCGPTVYGKAHLGHARAAITFDILFRYLQHLNYTVRYVRNITDVGHLERDLDDGKDKIAQQAKLEEISPMEVAQRYTNSYRKNMEVLNVLPPSIEPCASGHILEQIAMIEKILEYGLAYIIDGSVYFDVAKYNQMHHYGKLSGRSIETTRSGTRSLTKQTDKKQPEDFALWKKATPMHIMRWPSPWGEGFPGWHIECSAMATKYLGNQFDIHGGGMDLLFPHHECEIAQAQAAVQTNLATYWMHNNLVTIDGVKMGKSLGNFITLDALFSGDHPALDQPYSPMTLRFFMLQAHYRSTLSITIEGLKAAHQGYRKLMNGLHLLAKLHQETVATTSGRLDEAIYADCTACYSAINDDFNTAKVLAHLFNLLKKINGWHNGTLEHDSISKAALDQLRTTYTTFTVALLGLKEEHQLTTDQMVATFLKIYQEAKAEKRYDQIDYIRTALHKMGIAIKDHSSGVRWEYQCKHSTLCP